Proteins encoded within one genomic window of Endomicrobiales bacterium:
- a CDS encoding metallophosphoesterase yields the protein MNILSVSDIPSRALEALVLRSPEELKKIDLIISCGDLEKEYLEFLVDGIDRDILFVFGNHEYRWDREDYFGYEKQSEISEKKVATVKRIAGATDLHARVEERNGYIFVGFGGSILYNGGKNQFSEKEMEKIVSRAIIKVRLEQFKMALLRKKVKGVVVISHAAPFGINDQSDPAHIGFKCFNDFMKYVSPTLWLHGHIHLQDMYQNQIAHSGSTTVLNTYGHKFIKIDGGKVEVSYTTDLFDINR from the coding sequence ATGAATATCCTATCGGTTTCCGACATTCCAAGCAGAGCTCTTGAAGCGCTTGTTTTGCGCTCACCGGAAGAACTTAAAAAAATAGACCTGATTATATCCTGTGGAGATTTAGAAAAGGAGTACCTGGAGTTTTTAGTTGACGGGATAGATAGAGATATTTTGTTTGTTTTTGGCAATCACGAATATCGCTGGGACAGAGAAGATTATTTTGGTTATGAAAAACAATCCGAAATATCTGAAAAAAAGGTGGCAACAGTAAAACGGATTGCCGGCGCGACAGATTTGCACGCAAGAGTGGAAGAGCGTAATGGTTATATATTCGTCGGCTTTGGCGGCTCAATTTTGTATAACGGCGGCAAAAACCAGTTTAGCGAAAAAGAAATGGAGAAAATTGTCTCAAGAGCAATTATAAAGGTGCGCTTAGAGCAATTTAAGATGGCTTTATTAAGAAAAAAAGTTAAAGGTGTAGTTGTAATTTCTCACGCCGCACCATTTGGCATTAATGATCAAAGCGATCCGGCCCACATAGGGTTTAAATGTTTTAACGATTTTATGAAATATGTTTCACCAACGCTTTGGCTTCATGGGCATATTCACCTGCAAGATATGTACCAAAATCAAATTGCACATTCGGGCAGCACGACAGTGCTTAATACTTATGGGCATAAATTTATTAAAATAGATGGCGGCAAAGTAGAAGTGTCATATACGACGGATTTGTTTGACATCAATCGATGA
- a CDS encoding thioredoxin family protein has product MKLEVLGTGCAKCKKLTDLVEQVTNETGIVAEISKVDQINDILNYGVMITPALAVDGKVVVSGRIPSKDEIKKWIANS; this is encoded by the coding sequence ATGAAGCTTGAAGTGCTTGGCACAGGTTGTGCAAAATGTAAAAAATTAACAGACTTAGTTGAGCAAGTTACAAATGAAACCGGAATTGTTGCAGAAATATCAAAAGTAGACCAAATTAACGATATTTTAAACTATGGAGTGATGATCACACCAGCCCTTGCTGTAGATGGTAAAGTTGTAGTTTCTGGAAGAATCCCATCAAAAGATGAAATAAAAAAATGGATTGCTAATAGCTAA
- a CDS encoding DUF4032 domain-containing protein, translating to MTEEKDTLIDFTSIEKNLQHVHQVNLGVLQIPIDKIVGSLGRYADFNEGFLFHKEKISTKYEYVKKVMLEGKILPPIKVYQILDNYFVIDGHHRVTVAKNELKAIDIDAEVIKIEFDLELSVDKKYSYNTEQAKDFLIILEEEMFEKETFLVNEILSYPIKVTDLTSYGKLFEEIKDFRKNYSAGELAKRGIIYSSFLWYEKRFLPAIKIIEQERILDGFPNRTFADLYLWIQQHKYFLSQKAGHDVGFDFTKEDFVSRFKKPKFFDLLPNVVKDIIEGIKNKV from the coding sequence ATGACAGAAGAAAAAGACACACTAATTGATTTTACTTCAATAGAAAAGAATCTACAGCATGTTCATCAGGTAAACCTTGGTGTTCTGCAAATTCCAATAGATAAAATAGTTGGCAGTTTGGGCAGATATGCCGATTTTAACGAGGGCTTCCTTTTTCATAAAGAAAAAATAAGCACAAAATATGAATATGTTAAAAAAGTAATGCTGGAAGGTAAAATTTTACCGCCAATTAAGGTGTACCAGATTCTTGACAACTACTTTGTTATAGACGGGCATCACCGCGTTACGGTTGCAAAAAATGAGCTTAAAGCCATTGATATAGATGCGGAAGTTATAAAAATAGAGTTTGATTTGGAACTCTCTGTAGATAAAAAATACAGCTATAACACAGAGCAGGCAAAGGATTTCTTAATAATACTTGAAGAGGAAATGTTTGAAAAAGAAACTTTCCTTGTAAATGAAATTCTCTCCTATCCAATAAAAGTTACCGACCTTACCAGTTATGGCAAGTTGTTTGAAGAAATAAAAGATTTTAGAAAAAACTATAGTGCCGGAGAGCTTGCCAAAAGAGGCATTATTTATTCAAGTTTTCTTTGGTATGAAAAACGCTTTTTGCCTGCGATAAAAATTATAGAACAAGAACGCATTCTTGACGGTTTCCCAAATAGAACTTTTGCAGATTTGTATTTGTGGATACAACAGCATAAATACTTCCTTAGCCAAAAAGCCGGCCACGATGTAGGTTTTGATTTTACAAAAGAAGATTTTGTAAGCCGCTTTAAAAAACCAAAATTTTTCGATCTTTTGCCCAATGTAGTAAAAGACATAATTGAGGGAATAAAAAACAAGGTTTAA
- a CDS encoding permease, translating into MLKAFADWLTYSIFLIAPKTLLANVVNFFIYDTIKIFLLLIGIIFVISIIRSFLPAERIRNILSHKKKFIGNILAALLGIITPFCSCSAVPLFLGFLRVGVPLGVTFSFLVSSPMINEVALVLLFGLFGWKIALLYVISGLIIAVLSGLVIGKLKVEKLVKDFVFEGKGATEQFSLDMSWKDRINYAVSYTIEILNKVWPYILIGVGVGAWIHGYAPTDFLAKYAGADKWYAVPLATIIGIPLYSNAAGIIPLVSALSEKGVSIGTTLAFMMAVTALSLPEFMILKTVMKTRLIVLFAAIVGTGIIFTGYLFNMLIK; encoded by the coding sequence ATGCTGAAAGCTTTTGCAGATTGGTTAACTTATAGTATTTTTTTAATTGCACCCAAAACGCTATTGGCGAATGTTGTTAATTTCTTTATTTATGACACAATTAAAATATTCCTTCTTCTTATAGGAATAATTTTTGTTATATCTATCATAAGGTCATTTCTTCCTGCAGAAAGAATTAGAAATATATTATCACACAAAAAAAAGTTTATCGGCAATATCCTTGCAGCACTTTTGGGTATCATCACTCCTTTTTGCTCCTGCAGTGCTGTGCCGTTGTTTCTTGGGTTTTTAAGGGTAGGCGTGCCTTTGGGTGTAACATTTTCTTTTCTTGTTTCATCGCCAATGATAAATGAAGTAGCCTTGGTTTTGTTGTTTGGTTTGTTTGGCTGGAAAATAGCATTATTATATGTAATCTCAGGTCTTATTATCGCCGTACTATCTGGTCTTGTTATAGGAAAACTTAAAGTTGAAAAATTGGTAAAAGATTTTGTGTTTGAAGGCAAGGGCGCTACTGAGCAGTTTTCTTTAGATATGAGTTGGAAAGATAGAATTAATTATGCAGTGTCATATACAATTGAAATACTGAACAAAGTATGGCCTTATATATTAATTGGGGTAGGTGTTGGCGCGTGGATACATGGTTATGCCCCAACTGATTTCCTTGCTAAATATGCTGGTGCCGATAAATGGTACGCCGTGCCACTTGCTACCATAATAGGTATTCCTCTTTACTCAAATGCCGCAGGTATAATCCCATTAGTAAGTGCGTTGAGTGAAAAAGGTGTATCTATTGGGACTACGCTTGCGTTTATGATGGCGGTAACTGCCCTTTCATTGCCCGAATTTATGATATTAAAAACTGTTATGAAAACACGGTTAATTGTATTGTTTGCCGCAATTGTTGGAACAGGGATAATTTTTACAGGATATCTGTTTAACATGTTAATAAAATAA
- a CDS encoding thioredoxin family protein, producing the protein MKIKLVVAMLLFILSSAGFCKDKLKNSTQVTFVELGSINCMPCKMMQPVMADIEKEYGDSVKVIFYDVWSQAGKPYAAEYKIQAIPTQVFLDKNGSEFFRHLGFFPKEEIAKVLYSQGIKKIRTGNKNSSKNSASETNMQSGEICK; encoded by the coding sequence ATGAAAATTAAATTAGTAGTAGCAATGTTGTTATTTATTTTATCTTCTGCGGGTTTTTGCAAGGATAAGTTAAAGAATTCTACTCAAGTTACATTTGTTGAACTTGGGTCTATTAATTGTATGCCTTGTAAAATGATGCAACCGGTGATGGCAGATATTGAAAAAGAGTACGGTGATAGTGTAAAGGTTATTTTTTATGATGTTTGGTCTCAAGCAGGCAAACCTTATGCCGCAGAGTATAAAATACAGGCAATTCCTACACAAGTATTTTTAGATAAAAATGGGAGTGAGTTTTTCCGTCATTTAGGATTTTTTCCGAAAGAAGAGATTGCTAAAGTGTTATATAGCCAGGGGATAAAGAAAATCAGAACGGGAAATAAAAATTCTTCTAAAAACAGCGCAAGTGAAACAAATATGCAATCAGGAGAAATTTGCAAATAA
- a CDS encoding arsenate reductase ArsC has protein sequence MEKIKVLFVCIHNSARSQMAEAFLKVFGGEMFDVKSAGLEPGKLNPIVVMAMKEVGIDISGNQTKSVFDFFKTGELFSYVVTVCDETSGQSCPIFPGVSKKLHWSFADPSALNGTYEEKLQDIRKIRDMIKEKVVQFISEFKK, from the coding sequence ATGGAAAAAATAAAAGTTTTGTTTGTTTGTATTCACAACAGCGCTCGCAGCCAAATGGCAGAAGCATTTTTGAAAGTGTTTGGCGGTGAAATGTTTGATGTAAAAAGTGCTGGTCTTGAACCCGGCAAGCTAAACCCGATTGTTGTTATGGCAATGAAAGAAGTTGGAATAGATATTTCTGGCAATCAAACAAAAAGCGTGTTTGATTTTTTTAAGACGGGAGAGTTGTTTAGCTATGTTGTTACTGTCTGTGATGAAACCAGCGGCCAAAGTTGCCCAATTTTCCCGGGTGTAAGCAAGAAACTGCACTGGAGTTTTGCAGACCCATCTGCGCTAAATGGAACTTATGAAGAAAAACTGCAAGACATTCGTAAAATTCGCGATATGATTAAAGAAAAAGTAGTGCAGTTTATAAGTGAGTTTAAGAAGTAA
- a CDS encoding ATP-binding cassette domain-containing protein, which yields MSLISLRNIRVAFDGPLVLEDLSIDIHKGQRICILGRNGSGKSTLMRIINGDLKPDAGEIIISPGLKVSYLTQDVPDNPELCNRFVNRGERDGGSFDAKTADNGNSISKGFADKNVPYLATNSKSYCKIRDSITGSAFDIVAQGAGKIGESLAEYHRQLANPTDDDLFHKLQHDLTEHNGWQIEAVINRVLDQVQVNPDVEFASLSGGIRRRVFLARALVNEPDILLLDEPTNHLDLESIKWLENFLLTARLTVLFVTHDRRLLKKLATRIVEIDRGKIIDWSCDYLTFLVRKEAVLENEERANSEFDKKLAQEEIWIRKGVKARSTRAEGRVNALKKMREERKKRRERTGNVAMTISEGERSGNKVLEAKNISFAYNDKLIINNFSFYLTRGDRIGIIGPNGCGKTTLLNLLLDRIKPQTGTVDLGANVTPLYFDQLRKGIDTEKTVWENVATGGGDTVIVNGNSRHIISYLQDFLFTSERARTRVKWLSGGERHRLLLARLFTIPSNLLVFDEPTNDLDTETLELLEEVLLQYEGTLIVVSHDREFLNNVVTSALIFRKDYKIDEYVGGYDDWERQIENSTEPPKPLPLVKKKKLASKPIIKVPRNISVKEKRELETIASIIETLESEQRNIHTQLADFTQCQKPGFTTQSKARLAEIEAELSKTFSRWEELETLNKN from the coding sequence ATGTCATTAATTAGTTTACGCAATATTCGTGTGGCCTTTGACGGCCCATTAGTTTTAGAAGACCTTTCCATAGATATACATAAAGGTCAACGCATTTGTATTCTTGGGCGTAACGGCTCGGGCAAGTCCACCTTAATGCGTATAATAAATGGTGATTTAAAGCCCGATGCTGGTGAGATCATTATTTCACCTGGGCTAAAGGTAAGCTACCTCACGCAAGATGTACCAGATAATCCCGAACTTTGTAATAGGTTTGTGAACCGAGGCGAAAGAGACGGAGGCAGTTTTGACGCAAAAACTGCAGATAATGGTAATTCCATTAGCAAGGGTTTTGCGGATAAAAATGTCCCGTATCTTGCGACGAATTCCAAATCCTATTGCAAAATTCGGGATAGTATTACAGGCAGTGCGTTTGATATTGTCGCGCAAGGTGCAGGTAAAATTGGCGAAAGCTTGGCAGAGTATCACCGCCAGCTGGCTAATCCAACAGATGACGATTTGTTTCACAAACTTCAGCACGATTTAACCGAGCATAACGGGTGGCAAATAGAAGCAGTTATAAACCGCGTGCTTGACCAAGTACAGGTAAACCCCGATGTTGAATTTGCATCACTCTCTGGCGGAATTCGCAGGCGTGTATTTCTCGCCCGTGCGCTTGTAAACGAACCTGACATTTTATTGCTTGATGAGCCAACCAACCATTTAGATTTAGAGTCAATTAAATGGCTTGAAAATTTTTTATTAACCGCAAGGCTTACGGTACTTTTTGTAACCCATGACAGACGACTTTTAAAAAAATTGGCTACCCGAATTGTTGAAATAGATAGAGGAAAGATAATTGATTGGAGCTGTGACTACCTAACATTTTTAGTTAGAAAAGAGGCAGTACTAGAAAACGAAGAAAGAGCGAACTCTGAATTTGACAAAAAACTTGCTCAAGAAGAAATTTGGATACGCAAAGGCGTAAAAGCACGGAGCACACGAGCCGAGGGCCGTGTTAACGCGCTTAAAAAAATGCGCGAAGAACGCAAAAAGCGCCGAGAACGCACCGGCAATGTTGCTATGACTATTAGTGAAGGAGAACGCTCTGGCAACAAAGTGCTTGAAGCTAAAAATATTTCATTTGCTTATAACGATAAATTAATTATAAATAACTTTTCATTCTACCTTACCCGAGGAGACCGCATAGGTATAATAGGCCCAAATGGATGCGGCAAAACTACACTCTTAAACCTTTTGCTAGACAGAATTAAACCACAAACTGGGACAGTTGACCTTGGGGCAAATGTAACCCCTTTATATTTTGACCAGCTTCGTAAAGGCATAGACACCGAAAAAACCGTTTGGGAAAATGTTGCTACCGGCGGCGGTGACACCGTAATTGTTAATGGAAACTCCCGTCATATAATAAGTTATCTGCAGGATTTTTTGTTTACATCAGAGAGGGCAAGAACACGCGTAAAATGGCTTTCGGGCGGGGAACGCCACCGTTTACTGCTTGCGCGCTTATTTACAATACCGTCAAACCTGCTTGTTTTTGATGAACCAACTAACGACCTTGATACAGAAACATTGGAACTTTTAGAAGAGGTTTTGTTGCAGTACGAAGGAACTTTAATTGTGGTCAGTCATGACAGGGAGTTTTTAAACAATGTTGTAACATCGGCATTGATATTTAGAAAGGATTATAAGATTGACGAATATGTGGGCGGCTATGATGATTGGGAACGCCAAATAGAAAATAGCACCGAACCACCAAAACCACTACCTTTGGTCAAAAAGAAAAAGTTAGCATCTAAACCAATAATTAAAGTCCCACGAAATATATCCGTGAAAGAAAAACGAGAACTTGAAACTATTGCATCTATTATTGAAACATTGGAAAGTGAACAGCGCAATATCCACACACAACTTGCCGACTTTACACAATGCCAAAAACCTGGTTTTACAACTCAGTCAAAAGCCCGCCTTGCAGAAATTGAAGCAGAACTATCCAAAACATTTTCACGATGGGAAGAGTTGGAGACCTTAAATAAGAATTGA
- a CDS encoding GIY-YIG nuclease family protein: MKYTVYILVSVGGKYYIGQTNNLVRRLLQHKNGLSKWSRKYSGWELIYSQEYDTRSQAVRKEREIKSYKGGLAFKKLLNGS; encoded by the coding sequence ATGAAATATACGGTATACATTTTAGTTTCTGTGGGCGGTAAATATTACATTGGGCAAACGAACAATTTAGTTCGTCGTTTGTTACAGCATAAAAATGGTTTGTCTAAGTGGAGCAGAAAGTATAGTGGTTGGGAATTGATATACAGCCAAGAATACGACACCCGTAGTCAAGCAGTTAGAAAAGAGAGGGAAATAAAATCATATAAAGGTGGTTTGGCATTTAAAAAATTGCTTAATGGCTCATAA
- a CDS encoding metalloregulator ArsR/SmtB family transcription factor, with translation MNKPTNYTNVFSALSDKTRLRIMCALICANDSLCICELMDTLKLKQYNISRHVKELKTAGLVLEKRAGKFVFYSITKADSDFGKHIIKLLKTIKDKVITEDAIRLKKRLAIRKEGKCIVGMSK, from the coding sequence ATGAACAAACCCACAAATTACACAAATGTTTTTAGCGCTCTTAGTGATAAAACCAGGTTAAGGATAATGTGCGCGCTTATTTGTGCAAACGACTCACTTTGTATTTGCGAGCTTATGGATACACTTAAACTAAAGCAGTACAACATATCGCGACATGTAAAAGAGTTAAAAACCGCAGGGCTTGTTTTAGAAAAAAGAGCTGGAAAATTTGTTTTTTACTCAATTACTAAAGCTGATAGTGATTTTGGCAAACATATAATTAAGTTGCTTAAAACCATAAAAGATAAAGTTATTACTGAAGATGCCATAAGGTTAAAAAAACGGCTTGCAATAAGAAAAGAGGGTAAGTGTATTGTTGGTATGAGTAAGTAA
- a CDS encoding cytochrome c biogenesis protein CcdA has translation MILTLFNWLYGTLYASATFALMGSFIWGILSILLSPCHLASIPLIIGFIDDQGRISTKRAFLLSFLFAFGILITITGIGIITGMLGRMMGDIGNWSNYFVAVIFILVGFHLLEIITLPFIGKSGQVAYREKGLFAAFILGLVFGVALGPCTFAYMAPILGVSFSVASTNIVFSIALIVAYALGHISVIVIAGTFTEIVQKYLNWSERSKGAVVLKKICGILVLFGGLYLFIK, from the coding sequence ATGATATTAACTTTGTTTAACTGGCTTTACGGAACGCTTTACGCATCAGCGACATTTGCGCTAATGGGTTCGTTTATATGGGGCATACTTAGCATATTGCTAAGCCCATGTCACTTGGCGAGCATACCTTTAATTATTGGGTTTATTGATGATCAAGGGCGCATTTCAACTAAACGCGCGTTTTTGCTTTCATTTTTGTTCGCTTTTGGAATTTTAATAACCATAACTGGTATTGGCATAATTACTGGAATGCTTGGAAGAATGATGGGTGATATTGGCAATTGGAGCAATTATTTTGTTGCTGTTATATTTATTTTGGTTGGGTTTCACTTGCTTGAAATAATTACATTGCCTTTTATAGGTAAATCGGGGCAAGTAGCATATCGGGAAAAAGGATTATTTGCAGCTTTTATTTTGGGGCTTGTGTTTGGTGTTGCGCTTGGGCCATGTACATTTGCATATATGGCGCCTATTCTTGGGGTGTCTTTCTCGGTTGCCTCAACAAATATTGTTTTTTCTATCGCGCTAATTGTTGCCTATGCACTTGGCCATATTTCAGTTATTGTAATAGCCGGAACATTTACAGAGATAGTGCAGAAATATTTAAATTGGAGCGAGAGATCTAAAGGAGCTGTTGTGCTCAAAAAAATATGCGGAATTTTAGTACTGTTTGGCGGCTTATATTTATTCATAAAATAA